The window TCCGTTCGTTGACACGTCATACGTCCCTCGACCAGGAAGGCTTCACCTCATGGCTCGCATCGTGATCTTCGGCGGCACCGGCTACTCCGGCTCCAACATCGCGCGGGAGGCGGTGGGACGCGGCCATACGGTCGTCTCCTACAGCCGCAAGGCGCCGACCGAGCCGATCGACGGCGTCGACTACCGGACCGGCTCGATGGCCGACCCGGCCGTCGTCGAGGAGGCCGCGCAGGGCGCCGACCAGCTCGTCGTGGCCCTGCACGCCGCGGACGTGGACGGGCAGCCGATGGTGGTCGTCGTGCCCACGCTGGTCGAGGCCGCGCGCAGGCACGGCGCCCGCCTGTCGTTCGTGGGCGGTGCCGGCTCCTCGCTCGTCGCCGAGGGCGGCCCCCGCCTCGTGGACACCCCCGACTTCCACGACGACTGGAAGCCCGAGGCGCTGGCCCACGCCGACGTGCTCGAGGCTCTGCGGCAGGCTCCGGAGGACCTCGACTGGTTCTACGTCTCGCCCGCCGCGCTCTACGGCTCCTTCGCCCCCGGCGAGACGACCGGCAGCTACCGCACCGGCGGCGACCTGCTCGTGACCAAGGAGGACGGCTCCTCGGAGATCTCGGGCACCGACCTCGCGAAGGCCTACGTCGACGAGATCGAGTCCGGCGCCCACCCGCGCCAGCGGTTCACCGTGGGTCACTGACCCTTCCGCGGGTCGGTTGTCCGACCGTCCCCCCGGGTCGATACTGGGGGGACGGTCGACAGTCAGGAGGTCACCGATGACCTACGTGATCGCGCAGCCGTGCGTGGACGTCCTGGACCGGGCCTGCGTCGAGGAGTGCCCGGTCGACTGCATCTACGAGGGCGCCCGGATGCTCTACATCCATCCCGACGAGTGCGTCGACTGCGGCGCCTGCGAGCCGGTGTGCCCCGTCGAGGCCATCTACTACGAGGACGACCTGCCGACCGAGCACACGCCCTACCTGCAGGACAACGCCGACTTCTTCTTCGACACCCTGCCCGGCCGGGACGAACCGCTGGGCTCCCCCGGCGGCGCGGCGGCGCTGGGGCCGGTGGGTGTCGACACCCCGCTGGTCGCGGCGCAGCCGCCCGCCCCCTGATCGATCGTTCGTCCCCACCCACCCATCAAGGAGCAGGTATGGCGCACGGAGACATCACCCACATCGACATCCCGGTCAGCGACATGGGGCGGGCCACCGAGTTCTACGGCTCGCTCTTCGGCTGGCAGATCGCCGAGATCGAGGGCTTCGAGGGCTACCCGATGTGGCAGGCCCCCAACCAGGTCAGCGGCGGCGGCCTGGCGCCGCGGTCCGAGGACTTCAGCCAGCCGCGCAGCTACGTCGAGGTGGACTCGATCGACGAGACGCTCGAGAAGGTCGTCGCGATGGGCGGCACCGTGCAGATGGGGAGGTCGCCGATCAGCGAGACCAGCTGGTGGGCGATCTTCACCGACCCCGACGGCAACACGGTCGGGCTCTTCGAGGGCTCGGTCTAGGCCCGGCGCACCAGCAGCGCGCACGCGTGCGCGGCCGCGTCCTCGAGCAGCTCCGGCGCGCGGGCGACGAGGTCCTCCAGCGGGGCGGGACCCGGGGCGATCGAGAGCGCCGCGGTGATCCCGGCCTCCCGGCAGGCCGCGGCGTCGAGCGCCACCCGCCCGGCCAGCACGACCACCGCGCAGCCCTCGGGCGCCGTGCGGCGGACGGCGTCGACGACCTTGCCACCGAGCGACTGCTCGTCGAGGCTGCCCTCGCCCGTG of the Ornithinimicrobium humiphilum genome contains:
- a CDS encoding NAD(P)-dependent oxidoreductase — protein: MARIVIFGGTGYSGSNIAREAVGRGHTVVSYSRKAPTEPIDGVDYRTGSMADPAVVEEAAQGADQLVVALHAADVDGQPMVVVVPTLVEAARRHGARLSFVGGAGSSLVAEGGPRLVDTPDFHDDWKPEALAHADVLEALRQAPEDLDWFYVSPAALYGSFAPGETTGSYRTGGDLLVTKEDGSSEISGTDLAKAYVDEIESGAHPRQRFTVGH
- the fdxA gene encoding ferredoxin, with amino-acid sequence MTYVIAQPCVDVLDRACVEECPVDCIYEGARMLYIHPDECVDCGACEPVCPVEAIYYEDDLPTEHTPYLQDNADFFFDTLPGRDEPLGSPGGAAALGPVGVDTPLVAAQPPAP
- a CDS encoding VOC family protein produces the protein MAHGDITHIDIPVSDMGRATEFYGSLFGWQIAEIEGFEGYPMWQAPNQVSGGGLAPRSEDFSQPRSYVEVDSIDETLEKVVAMGGTVQMGRSPISETSWWAIFTDPDGNTVGLFEGSV